From a single Vicia villosa cultivar HV-30 ecotype Madison, WI unplaced genomic scaffold, Vvil1.0 ctg.003613F_1_1, whole genome shotgun sequence genomic region:
- the LOC131641278 gene encoding uncharacterized protein LOC131641278: protein MGTFKVIFYTKGRFAKDPNLTYEGGEVYAFTGQDTGSWSFFDSCDLIMSIDPGFDDKKVRMWWKHVDGSLENDLNSFRDDSDAFEMAASVHNEVGDIEIYVEHKPSTGDATFMENVRKREKGIMDEGDDEAKGDEGSSDESMKDIKFEDSEEERMNPFDEGFDEGFKKDESNKQPTADGADVAGSSEGMNHSLITPEMGKEHVIEDEYLTDELDSGVEDDSDDDRPRVVRFNEEDWVRKDFKFKVGMEFSSLRQFKTCILEHNVLNGRDVRFEKNDATLFAKHKCGRQFFNKSAKAEWVAKVIVDRMKNCSKMKLNDVIEDVRVRYATEIPGCKAFKARQISKRVMEGDSSKQHSLLWSYGAELRRASPGNTFKMNIQTPGPGLLPRFERCYLCFDGTKKALKLACRPFIGLDGCHQKHKYGGILLIAVGRDPNDQYLPLAFGVVETESKDTWSWFMELLLQDIGEKR, encoded by the exons ATGGGTACATTTAAGGTAATATTTTACACTAAGGGCCGTTTTGCAAAAGATCCAAATCTGACCTACGAGGGTGGGGAAGTTTATGCTTTTACTGGTCAAGACACTGGGTCGTGGTCGTTTTTTGATTCATGTGATTTAATTATGTCTATAGATCCTGGGTTTGACGATAAAAAAGTTAGGATGTGGTGGAAGCATGTTGATGGTAGTCTAGAAAACGACCTCAATTCATTTAGGGATGATAGTGATGCTTTTGAGATGGCTGCTTCAGTCCATAATGAAGTAGGTGATATTGAAATATATGTTGAGCATAAACCAAGCACAGGGGATGCAACATTTATGGAGAATGTAAGGAAGAGGGAGAAGGGCATAAtggatgaaggtgatgatgaagCAAAGGGTGATGAGGGTTCCAGTGATGAGTCAATGAAGGATATTAAGTTTGAAGACAGTGAGGAAGAAAGGATGAATCCATTTGATGAAGGTTTTGATGAGGGTTTTAAAAAGGATGAATCCAATAAGCAACCAACTGCAGATGGTGCAGATGTTGCAGGCTCTAGTGAGGGTATGAATCATAGTTTGATTACACCTGAAATGGGTAAGGAACATGTCATTGAAGATGAGTATTTGACTGATGAGCTTGATAGTGGTGTTGAagatgatagtgatgatgataGGCCTAGGGTTGTTAGGTTTAACGAGGAAGATTGGGTAAGAAAAGATTTTAAGTTCAAGGTAGGCATGGAATTTTCATCACTAAGGCAGTTCAAGACTTGTATTCTTGAGCATAATGTGCTTAATGGGAGGGATGTCAGGTTTGAGAAAAATGATGCA ACATTGTTTGCTAAACACAAGTGTGGAAGACAATTTTTTAACAAGAGTGCCAAAGCTGAATGGGTTGCAAAAGTAATTGTTGATAGGATGAAAAATTGCAGCAAAATGAAATTGAATGATGTAATTGAAGATGTAAGAGTGAGATATGCAACTGAAATCCCTGGATGTAAGGCATTTAAGGCAAGGCAGATTTCCAAAAGGGTTATGGAAGGGGACTCTAGCAAACAGCACAGTCTATTGTGGTCATACGGGGCTGAATTGAGGAGGGCTTCCCCAGGAAACACCTTCAAGATGAACATACAAACTCCAGGACCAGGTTTGTTACCAAGGTTTGAAAGGTGTTATTTGTGCTTTGATGGAACAAAGAAAGCCCTGAAGTTAGCTTGTAGGCCTTTTATTGGACTAGATGGATGTCATCAAAAGCACAAGTATGGTGGGATATTGTTAATAGCTGTTGGGAGAGATCCAAATGACCAGTATTTACCCTTAGCTTTTGGAGTGGTGGAAACTGAGTCAAAAGACACTTGGAGTTGGTTTATGGAGCTTCTACTTCAGGATATTGGTGAAAAAAGATAG